A window from Bufo bufo chromosome 1, aBufBuf1.1, whole genome shotgun sequence encodes these proteins:
- the POU2AF1 gene encoding POU domain class 2-associating factor 1 — MHWQKSVTSDQHQQNQNRPYLGVRVKEPVKELLKRKRGNSAATNSITSTVSTSYQTLPPYTSVVSNSTDHPYVDLDTTTSLLPIQDEGTFYTGWISQPPSFQPITQWTACPEYISHETVSCPYTGDMYVQPMCQGYTVVGPPSVLTYTSQPLLTNFTTRSTTPCVATQLEYAEQQTPLTYFPWAQTIPSLPTATHSIPYQATPPTIQSQQFVPVPIPVQDSVPEELNESRVRRDLNNLPMEKLLQGEEGNDSYVLNHTLSIEGL, encoded by the exons CTGTGACTTCAGATCAGCACCAGCAGAACCAGAACCGACCTTACCTTGGTGTGCGGGTCAAGGAACCAGTCAAGGAGCTTCTGAAAAGAAAGAGAGGGAACTCAGCTGCTACTAATTCCATAACGTCCACG GTGTCGACATCTTACCAGACTCTCCCACCGTACACGTCAGTAG TCTCAAACTCCACTGACCACCCGTATGTTGATTTGGACACCACAACATCATTGCTGCCAATccaagatgaaggcacattctacACTGGATGGATTTCCCAGCCGCCCTCTTTTCAGCCTATAACACAATGGACAGCATGCCCAGAGTATATCTCACACGAGACTGTCAGCTGCCCGTATACAGGTGACATGTATGTGCAGCCCATGTGTCAGGGCTACACGGTGGTTGGTCCACCTTCAGTCTTGACTTACACCTCACAACCTCTACTTACCAATTTCACA ACAAGAAGCACCACTCCATGTGTGGCCACCCAGTTAGAATATGCAGAGCAGCAAACACCACTGACTTACTTCCCATGGGCACAGACCATTCCAAGCCTTCCTACTGCAACTCATTCAATACCATACCAAGCAACGCCACCCACCATTCAAAGCCAACAGTTTGTCCCAGTACCAATTCCTGTACAGGATTCTGTGCCAGAGGAACTTAATGAGTCAAGAGTGAGACGAGACCTCAACAACCTGCCAATGGAAAAATTACTCCAAGGAGAGGAAGGAAACGATTCCTATGTTCTAAATCACACTTTATCTATTGAAGGCCTTTAA